The genomic window TGTCTTGCGATGGAAGCGTTGCAAGAGGTGCAACGGAACACCACTTTTCTGAAGCATTTATTGAATTATATTGTGAACAGGGATCATTAAAGAGTTTGTTAATCCTAATGAATTCAAAAGGTGAACACAAAAACAGAGGGGCGAATCCCCTCTGTTTTCGATTTTCTATATCCTTGATAAATTTTAATTTACAGCAACTTCCCCTAATTCTGGGTTGTCATGGGGAACAAGGGCATGTTTTTCCCATTTTCTGCTTTTCCATCTAAAATACATAATAATGGCCCGAGTCCATTCATCAGCTGCAATAGCCAGCCAAACACCTGGTAAGCCAAGATCAAGGTAAAACACAAAGAAATAACCTAATGGGAGACTCATTCCTACCATTGAAAACGCACCGATGATGACAGGGAAGGTTGCATCTCCTGCTGCACGTAACGAATTAATGACAACAATGTTTATCGTACGCCCTGTTTCAAGTAGGATACTAAATAGCAGGACGCTTGCACCTAAGCGAATGATCTCAGGATCATCTGTGAATAACGCCATCAGTGGTTCGCGAAGCAAGATGACTGTGGCCACGATGATCAATGTGGCAGCACTCGCCCATTTTAGACTTTTCCATACCCGGACATATGCTTCATCCTTTAGATTTCCGCCAACAAGCCTACCAACGATGATTGATGTTCCCATTCCAATGGCTAAGGCAAATAAATACATAAACATTGAGATATTAGCTGCGTATTGTCTTGCTGCAAGTGAGTTCTCACCGAGAAAGGTCACATAAAATAAGAAGACGATTTGGCAGGATTGATACATTACCTGTTCAAAGGCAGAAGGTAAACCGATCTTTAAAATTTTTCGTATATATTCTCGCGATAGATTGAAATAATATTTAATTTCAATTCGGATTTCCATAATTCGATAGAGGAGCCAGAAGAATACTAGCAATGCAAGGATACGGCTAACTACGGAAGAAATAGCAGCACCTTGGACACCTAATTCCGGGAATCCAAACTTTCCAAATATTAAACAATAGTTTCCTATAATATGAATCACGTTCATTCCAAGTGAGACAAGCATAGCCTGCTTTGTAAATCCATGAACCCGTATGATAGCAGCGACTGAATTAATAAGTGCCTGCAAGAAAATAGCTCCACCGACAATCCTTAAATAGCTGTCAGCATAAATTAATATTTCTCCTGATAAATTTAATCCTTCCAATATATTTCTGCTGAAAAGAAGAAAAATCACACTGACGATTATGCCGACCATTAAATTCATTATAATGGCTGTCGCAGATATTTTCGCAACCTCGGCCATTTTTCTCGAACCGATATATTGAGCAATAACGATGGCTGCACCGTTACCGACTACTTCCAAAATGAGTATGGAAATATGAAGGTATTGGTTGGCCGCACCAACACCAGAAACTGCATTATCCGATATGGCACTCAACATAAACGTATCAACAATACCCATGAGCATAAAAAGAAAGATTTCCAAGAATATGGGCCAAGTTAAGAAGAAGAGATTAAAATCCTTCTGTATCTTTGCTGAATTATTAATCAATTTGTTCACCTTTTCACATAAAAGTTAATCAGAAATGTATCTTATAACAGCTTGATGAGTGTTACAAGACTTTTTTGTCGTTTTGAAATGTCATTTTATGGAGGATTATTTTCACTTTTGAAAAAAGGTCAGGAACCAGTTAATAAAGGGCTAATTAGGTATTCTATGAAGGGAAAAAATTAAGGAGCTATATTTAGAAGTATCATATATTTATCAAGAAAAAGATGAGCAGACGTAACATCTCTCATCTTTTTTAAATGATGTATGCTTATTACAGCTTTTTATTTGTAAGCAATTCCGATTAATGCAGGAGAATCGGGCGAATATTCCGATCCCTTAAAATCTCCAAATAACTCTACTTTCCGAAACCCAGCCATTATTAGACTCTCATTAAGTTCATTTGAAGTTAACGGGTATAGCTCAACACTATTCGTGTAGGTATGAATACCAGATGACTGATTGACCGTAAGTGTTCCGTTGAAATTAATTTTATTTTCGAAGTGGTCATATGTTCTCTTAAATATAATTCCCTTATTCGGCAACTCTATAAGCGGCAAATCTGTAATATGGTGTTGAAGAACACGATCATAATTTACAGTTTGAATAATTAAAATGCCGTCCTCGGCTAGTACATTGGATATTTTCTTTAGGGTCTTACTAATTTCTGCATGTGATTCTAAATGAACAATGGAATTTCCGATACAAATGGCAGCATCAAACGATTGGTCTTTAAAGTGATTTATATCTCTCATATCTAATTTTAATGCCGTTAAATTCACCTGATGACCTGTCCGCTTTTGTTCGATTTTTTCGACCATCTTCTGATCAAGATCAACGGCTGTTACGTTGTAGCCTGATTTCGCTAATTCAATCGCTTGGTTGCCTGCTCCGGCAGCAATATCAAGTAGCTTGGCTTTATTGTTTATGACAGACTTTATAAAACTCAGCTGAGCTGGATTGCTAGGAAAAATATCATCATAATATTGACTTAATACTTGATAAAATGTCATCACCTTACACCTCATCTCTGCAAATTACTAATTTAATGTTACTCTCAATGCAAATTATAACCCATTTAAGAGATGAATCTAATGATGGAAGTCACTGTCTATTATGATCCCTATTTACAGCCAGCTTTATTGAGATTTATTTGCGAACCGACAGGGTTTGTTTGCGAAACTTCAGGGTTTGTTTGCGAAACTACAGGGTTTGTTTGCGAACCTTCAGGGTTTGTTTGCGAAACCACATGATTTATTTGCGAAACCACCACATTTGTTTGCGTTAGCACTGTTAGCTCTCTTTATCTCTTAAACAATAAAACCCAATTGTATTTTTTCTAACAATAGAATAAACCTCTGATATCGGTACACGCTTTAATCTCGCAATTTCCTCTAGTGATTTATGCATCATTTGCGGGTGGGTCTGGCAGCCTGTAAAAGGACCTTCGAATGGCCAAGGACCATCGGTTTCAACCATGATTTGCTCGAGAGGATACTTTTTGACTAGCCCCTGAATATCGTCTTCATAGAGTACATCAGGCGTGACGGATATAAAATAACCATTCTTAATCATCCGGTCAATCGTATACTCATCTCCCTTAAACCAATGGAAATGGGCTTTTGAAATTGAGTGCTTTTCAAGAAGGTCACATACAATTTTCGCATCCTCGTATACAGCGTGAAGCACGAGCGGTTTTTGCCATATTTTCGACTTGATTGTCACTTCCTCTAACAATTCAAGAAAGGGTTCAAGAGGGAGATCCTGTTCTTGACGCAAATAATAGGGGAGTCCCACTTCACCAACTGCAATCATTTCATCTTGATAACGATCCATCCAATTAATCAGCTCGACAAGCTCTTTTTCATGTGGAAGCTTCTGTTCTGGATGATAGCCGTAAGCTGGATATACCTGTTGATAACACGTAGCAATTTCCTGTGTAGCCTTACATGATTGCAAGTCAAAGGAAACAGCAATCATTGCTTCGACCGAATTATCTCCTTCAATAATTCGGCTTAAATCCTTTTTCTCATACTGATCGAGATGAATATGCGAATCAATGATTTTTTTCATCATACTCACTCCATGAACGATTTCAATTCATAATAGATTTTCCGTTTCCATTGTAAAAAGTCGTCCTCTAACAGCAGCTCTTCCTTACGCGGTCTAGCAAAAGGAATGACAAATTCAGCTGCAACCGTTGCAGGCTTGTTGGAGAGAATCACAATCCGGTCGGATAAAAACAAAGCTTCTTCAAGATTATGAGTGACAAATAAAACAGTCCGGCGATTGTTTTCCCAGATGGACAATAGCCATTTTTGCATATCCAGTCTTGTGAGTTCGTCTAATGCTGAGAACGGTTCATCCAGTAAGATGATTGGCTGTGGACTGAGCAAAGCGCGAATGAAGGATACCCGCTGTTTCATCCCGCCAGAGAGCTCATGAGGATAGGAATGAGTATATTGGGCTAACCCGGCTTTTTTAATCATTTCTATTGCTTTAATACTATCCTTTTTTCCCTTTAACTCTTGACCAAGAAGAACGTTCTGTAAAACTGTTCTCCATGGAAGTAGACTAGGGGACTGCGGCATGTAACTCACTGCGCCTGTTTGACTATTGATTTTTTCACCCTTCAGTGTAATCGTTCCTTCATCAGGCGTAAGTATTCCGCCAATGAGGGAAAAGAGTGTACTTTTTCCACTGCCTGAAGGGCCAAGGATGGATACAAATTCCCCTTCGTTCACTTGTAAATTAAGATGCTTAATGATATCTATATCTGAAAATTTTTTCGAAATATCCTGTATCGTTAAGACACTCATTTTAGTTTGCTCCTTTTGACTGCCAGCGGATAAGAAGTCGTTCAATTAAAATAATAATTGCAAAAAATAAAAGACTTAACG from Bacillus sp. DTU_2020_1000418_1_SI_GHA_SEK_038 includes these protein-coding regions:
- a CDS encoding MATE family efflux transporter, translating into MINNSAKIQKDFNLFFLTWPIFLEIFLFMLMGIVDTFMLSAISDNAVSGVGAANQYLHISILILEVVGNGAAIVIAQYIGSRKMAEVAKISATAIIMNLMVGIIVSVIFLLFSRNILEGLNLSGEILIYADSYLRIVGGAIFLQALINSVAAIIRVHGFTKQAMLVSLGMNVIHIIGNYCLIFGKFGFPELGVQGAAISSVVSRILALLVFFWLLYRIMEIRIEIKYYFNLSREYIRKILKIGLPSAFEQVMYQSCQIVFLFYVTFLGENSLAARQYAANISMFMYLFALAIGMGTSIIVGRLVGGNLKDEAYVRVWKSLKWASAATLIIVATVILLREPLMALFTDDPEIIRLGASVLLFSILLETGRTINIVVINSLRAAGDATFPVIIGAFSMVGMSLPLGYFFVFYLDLGLPGVWLAIAADEWTRAIIMYFRWKSRKWEKHALVPHDNPELGEVAVN
- a CDS encoding class I SAM-dependent methyltransferase; amino-acid sequence: MTFYQVLSQYYDDIFPSNPAQLSFIKSVINNKAKLLDIAAGAGNQAIELAKSGYNVTAVDLDQKMVEKIEQKRTGHQVNLTALKLDMRDINHFKDQSFDAAICIGNSIVHLESHAEISKTLKKISNVLAEDGILIIQTVNYDRVLQHHITDLPLIELPNKGIIFKRTYDHFENKINFNGTLTVNQSSGIHTYTNSVELYPLTSNELNESLIMAGFRKVELFGDFKGSEYSPDSPALIGIAYK
- a CDS encoding TatD family hydrolase; protein product: MMKKIIDSHIHLDQYEKKDLSRIIEGDNSVEAMIAVSFDLQSCKATQEIATCYQQVYPAYGYHPEQKLPHEKELVELINWMDRYQDEMIAVGEVGLPYYLRQEQDLPLEPFLELLEEVTIKSKIWQKPLVLHAVYEDAKIVCDLLEKHSISKAHFHWFKGDEYTIDRMIKNGYFISVTPDVLYEDDIQGLVKKYPLEQIMVETDGPWPFEGPFTGCQTHPQMMHKSLEEIARLKRVPISEVYSIVRKNTIGFYCLRDKES
- a CDS encoding ABC transporter ATP-binding protein — its product is MSVLTIQDISKKFSDIDIIKHLNLQVNEGEFVSILGPSGSGKSTLFSLIGGILTPDEGTITLKGEKINSQTGAVSYMPQSPSLLPWRTVLQNVLLGQELKGKKDSIKAIEMIKKAGLAQYTHSYPHELSGGMKQRVSFIRALLSPQPIILLDEPFSALDELTRLDMQKWLLSIWENNRRTVLFVTHNLEEALFLSDRIVILSNKPATVAAEFVIPFARPRKEELLLEDDFLQWKRKIYYELKSFME